In Paracoccus aminophilus JCM 7686, a single window of DNA contains:
- the topA gene encoding type I DNA topoisomerase — MPVVVVESPAKAKTINKYLGDDYTVLASFGHVRDLPPKDGSVDTDNDFAMKWEVAADSKKHIKAIKDALASDPNLILATDPDREGEAISWHLLETLAPALKKGAEVNRVTFNAITKSAVTEAIANPRRIDQPLVDAYLARRALDYLVGFNLSPVLWRKLPGAKSAGRVQSVALRIIVDREMEIEAFKAREYWSVHARLATVRGDEFDAQLTVYGGKKLDRYDLANEEQAKLAVAAVESRDLTVASVAAKPATRNPWPPFMTSTLQQEASRKLGLGARACMSAAQRLYEAGLITYMRTDGIDMAPEAVMAARDAIKARFGETYVPKSPRMYKNKAKNAQEAHECIRPTDMMLSPDKLKISEKDQKALYDLIWKRTIASQMEAARMERTTVEIASADGQVGLRANGQVMLFDGFLKVYDQGLDDDEGEDSARLPQIHEGEATPKRKVTPEQHFTQAPPRYTEATLVKRMEELGIGRPSTYASIVTTIQDRDYVRKDKNRLIPEDKGRLVTVFLTKYFPRYVSYDFTADLEGELDEISAGDLAYRDVLRRFWRDFSASLEDTSELRISEVLTAIDEALAPALYPPRADGGDPRECPLCHAGRLHLKTARSGGAFIGCTNYPECRFTRPISGPEGEAIGDTVLGHDGEDAISLKNGRFGPYVQRGEATAEVPKPPRASVPKGWELASVDLQRALDLLGLPRFVGNHPEDGEPVQAGLGRFGPFVKHGSKYANLPDADEVFTIGMNRAVEVLAAKVTRGRAAPAAPLKELGEHPEGGAIQVLSGRYGPYVKWGKVNATLPRDLEAADVTVERALELIEAKASKGGKKPAAKKATKTATAKAPAEKKTAAKKTATGKATAAKAATGKATAGKAAAKKPAARKSTTKAEPSKEAADDAS, encoded by the coding sequence ATGCCCGTCGTCGTCGTAGAGTCTCCGGCCAAGGCCAAGACGATCAACAAATATCTGGGCGATGACTATACCGTTCTGGCGTCTTTCGGCCATGTTCGCGACCTGCCTCCGAAGGATGGCAGCGTCGATACGGACAACGATTTCGCCATGAAATGGGAAGTGGCCGCGGACAGCAAGAAGCACATCAAGGCGATCAAGGATGCCCTGGCGAGCGATCCCAATCTGATCCTTGCCACCGACCCTGATCGCGAGGGCGAGGCGATTTCCTGGCATCTGCTGGAGACATTGGCTCCGGCCTTGAAGAAGGGTGCCGAGGTCAATCGCGTCACCTTCAACGCGATCACCAAGAGCGCGGTCACCGAGGCGATCGCCAATCCCCGCCGGATCGACCAGCCTCTGGTCGATGCCTATCTGGCGCGGCGCGCGCTGGATTATCTGGTGGGGTTCAATCTCTCGCCGGTCCTGTGGCGCAAGCTGCCCGGCGCAAAATCGGCGGGCCGGGTGCAATCGGTCGCTTTGCGCATCATCGTTGATCGCGAGATGGAGATCGAGGCCTTCAAGGCGCGGGAATATTGGTCGGTCCATGCGCGTCTGGCGACGGTGCGCGGCGATGAGTTCGATGCCCAGCTGACGGTTTATGGCGGCAAGAAGCTCGACCGCTACGATCTCGCGAATGAGGAGCAGGCGAAGCTCGCCGTTGCCGCCGTCGAGAGCCGCGATCTGACGGTTGCGAGCGTCGCGGCGAAGCCCGCGACCCGCAATCCATGGCCGCCCTTCATGACCTCGACGCTCCAGCAGGAGGCGAGCCGCAAGCTGGGGCTGGGCGCGCGGGCCTGTATGTCGGCGGCGCAGCGGCTCTATGAGGCGGGGCTCATCACCTATATGCGGACCGACGGCATCGATATGGCGCCCGAGGCGGTGATGGCGGCACGTGACGCGATCAAGGCGCGTTTTGGCGAGACCTATGTCCCGAAATCGCCGCGCATGTATAAGAACAAGGCCAAGAACGCGCAGGAAGCGCATGAATGTATCCGCCCGACGGATATGATGCTTTCGCCCGACAAGCTGAAGATCTCGGAAAAGGACCAGAAGGCGCTTTACGATCTGATCTGGAAGCGCACCATCGCGAGCCAGATGGAAGCGGCGCGGATGGAGCGCACCACGGTCGAGATCGCCTCGGCCGATGGTCAGGTCGGCTTGCGCGCCAATGGCCAGGTCATGCTCTTTGACGGCTTCCTCAAGGTCTATGATCAGGGGCTCGATGACGACGAGGGCGAAGACAGCGCCCGTCTGCCGCAGATCCATGAGGGCGAGGCGACGCCCAAGCGCAAGGTCACGCCCGAGCAGCATTTCACCCAAGCGCCGCCGCGCTATACCGAGGCGACGCTGGTCAAGCGCATGGAGGAGCTCGGGATCGGGCGGCCCTCGACCTATGCCTCGATCGTGACGACGATTCAGGACCGCGATTATGTGCGCAAGGACAAGAACCGGCTGATCCCTGAGGACAAGGGGCGTCTGGTCACGGTCTTCCTGACCAAGTATTTCCCGCGCTATGTCAGCTATGATTTCACCGCCGATCTTGAGGGCGAGCTCGATGAGATCAGCGCGGGCGATCTGGCCTACCGCGATGTGCTGCGCCGCTTCTGGCGCGATTTCTCGGCCTCGCTTGAGGATACGAGCGAGCTGCGCATTTCCGAGGTCCTGACCGCGATCGACGAGGCTTTGGCGCCCGCGCTTTATCCGCCCCGCGCCGATGGTGGCGATCCGCGTGAATGCCCGCTGTGTCATGCCGGGCGTCTGCATCTGAAGACGGCGCGCTCGGGTGGGGCTTTTATCGGCTGCACCAACTATCCCGAATGCCGCTTCACCCGGCCGATTTCCGGCCCCGAGGGGGAGGCGATCGGCGATACCGTGCTCGGCCATGACGGCGAGGATGCGATCAGCCTCAAGAACGGACGGTTCGGGCCCTATGTCCAGCGCGGCGAGGCGACGGCCGAGGTGCCGAAGCCGCCGCGCGCCTCGGTCCCGAAAGGCTGGGAGCTGGCGTCGGTCGATCTGCAACGGGCGCTCGATCTGCTGGGGCTGCCGCGTTTTGTCGGCAATCACCCCGAGGATGGCGAGCCGGTTCAAGCGGGGCTTGGGCGTTTCGGGCCCTTCGTGAAGCATGGCTCGAAATACGCCAATCTGCCCGATGCCGATGAGGTCTTCACGATCGGCATGAACCGGGCGGTCGAGGTTCTTGCCGCCAAGGTCACCCGTGGCCGCGCCGCTCCGGCCGCGCCCTTGAAAGAGCTGGGCGAGCATCCCGAAGGTGGCGCGATCCAGGTGCTTTCGGGGCGCTACGGGCCTTATGTCAAATGGGGCAAAGTCAACGCGACGCTGCCGCGTGATCTGGAGGCCGCCGATGTCACCGTCGAACGCGCGTTGGAGCTGATCGAGGCCAAGGCTTCGAAGGGCGGCAAGAAGCCTGCCGCCAAGAAGGCCACGAAGACGGCAACGGCAAAGGCGCCGGCCGAGAAAAAGACGGCGGCGAAAAAGACGGCGACTGGCAAGGCTACAGCTGCCAAAGCGGCGACGGGCAAGGCTACGGCGGGCAAGGCGGCAGCGAAGAAACCTGCCGCCCGGAAATCGACAACCAAGGCTGAGCCTTCGAAGGAGGCGGCTGACGACGCGAGCTAA
- the ybgC gene encoding tol-pal system-associated acyl-CoA thioesterase, translated as MHRFQVRVYYEDTDLAGIVYYANYLKFIERARSEWIRDLGIDQAGLRDSLGIVFAVRHLEADYLAPARYDDLLVVESALHALTPARLVLDQRVSCGERVLFAARVTLVCLNELGRPARLPQALVAAMQAN; from the coding sequence ATGCACCGCTTTCAGGTCCGCGTCTATTACGAGGACACCGATCTTGCCGGGATCGTTTATTATGCCAACTATCTGAAATTCATTGAGCGGGCGCGATCCGAGTGGATCCGCGATCTCGGGATCGATCAGGCGGGGTTGCGGGACTCCTTGGGGATCGTCTTTGCCGTCCGCCATCTCGAGGCTGATTATCTGGCACCGGCGCGCTACGATGATCTGCTCGTGGTCGAGAGCGCGCTTCATGCCCTGACCCCCGCGCGGCTGGTGCTTGATCAGCGCGTCAGCTGCGGCGAGCGTGTCCTATTTGCCGCGCGTGTCACTCTTGTTTGCCTCAATGAGCTTGGCCGCCCCGCGCGTCTGCCACAGGCCCTTGTCGCCGCGATGCAGGCGAATTAA
- the tolQ gene encoding protein TolQ: MEPTLGAAAQLDFSLLGLFARASFIVQIVMVLLVLASVWSWAIIIQKLISYTAVRRESDKFDRAFWSGQPLDDLYDRIGDNPKTAPERIFAAGMTEWRRSHRSDGGLIAGAHARIDRAMGVAVGREEDRLTRRLGVLATVGSTAPFIGLFGTVWGIKVAFEEIAISQNTSLAVVAPGIAEALIATALGLLAAIPAVVFYNKLSGDADRIVGGYEAFTDEFSTILSRQLDED, encoded by the coding sequence ATGGAACCTACACTCGGCGCGGCGGCGCAGCTCGATTTCTCGCTGCTCGGGCTTTTTGCGCGCGCATCCTTCATCGTTCAGATCGTCATGGTGCTTCTTGTGCTCGCCTCGGTCTGGTCCTGGGCGATCATTATCCAGAAGCTGATTTCTTATACCGCGGTTCGTCGCGAATCCGACAAGTTCGACCGTGCCTTCTGGTCGGGCCAGCCGCTCGACGATCTGTATGACCGGATCGGCGACAATCCGAAGACCGCGCCCGAGCGCATCTTTGCCGCGGGCATGACCGAATGGCGCCGCAGCCATCGCAGCGACGGCGGGTTGATCGCCGGGGCTCATGCCCGCATCGACCGCGCCATGGGTGTCGCGGTTGGCCGCGAAGAGGACCGTCTGACCCGGCGTCTCGGTGTGCTGGCGACCGTGGGCTCGACCGCGCCCTTCATCGGTCTTTTCGGCACGGTCTGGGGCATCAAGGTCGCCTTCGAAGAGATCGCGATTTCCCAAAACACCAGCCTCGCTGTCGTGGCTCCGGGGATCGCCGAGGCGCTGATTGCCACCGCACTTGGCCTTCTGGCCGCTATTCCGGCGGTGGTTTTCTACAACAAGCTTTCGGGCGATGCTGATCGGATTGTCGGCGGCTACGAGGCCTTTACCGACGAATTCTCGACGATCCTGTCGCGTCAGCTGGACGAGGACTGA
- a CDS encoding ExbD/TolR family protein — translation MGAGVVKKSGGRRGSRRGRSQPMAEINVTPFVDVMLVLLIVFMVAAPMLTVGVPLELPKTAATAVPSEQEEPLTVSITPEGPLVLMTSEVAEEELISRLAAVAAERQSNKIYLRADGSIPYARVMQVMGALNAAGYNNIVLVTETGGPRMGG, via the coding sequence ATGGGCGCGGGCGTGGTCAAGAAAAGCGGCGGGCGGCGGGGATCGCGCAGAGGGCGCAGCCAACCGATGGCCGAAATCAACGTCACGCCCTTCGTGGACGTGATGCTGGTCTTGCTGATCGTGTTCATGGTCGCAGCCCCCATGCTGACCGTGGGCGTGCCGCTGGAACTCCCGAAAACCGCCGCGACGGCTGTGCCTTCCGAGCAGGAAGAGCCGCTCACTGTCTCGATCACCCCTGAGGGGCCGCTCGTGCTGATGACGAGCGAGGTCGCTGAAGAAGAGCTGATCTCGCGTCTCGCCGCGGTTGCCGCCGAGCGTCAGAGCAACAAGATCTATCTGCGTGCCGATGGCTCGATCCCTTACGCGCGCGTCATGCAGGTCATGGGCGCTTTGAATGCGGCGGGTTACAACAATATCGTGCTGGTGACAGAAACCGGCGGACCGCGGATGGGCGGCTAA
- the tolB gene encoding Tol-Pal system beta propeller repeat protein TolB — translation MFRKLLVTTAVSVVAALAALPALPAMAQDGPLRIEITDGVVEPMPIAIAPFQDEGGAGQYLEQVQRLIAADLTGTGLFREIPQSAYISRPASFDAPIAYEDWKAINAQALVTGAVSVKGGKVVVKFRLFDVFSGQPLGDGMQFDAGTGNWRRAAHKAADQVYARLTGEKPYFDSRVVFVSESGPKNARLKRIGIMDYDGANPKWMTDTSALVLAPRFSPDGNRILYTSYASGFPQVVLMDVNSLATRALGEQQGTMSFSPRFSPDGRWIVYSLEQNGNTDIYQMDAATGAKRALTNAPSIETSPSYSPDGKQIVFESDRSGKPQLYVMSAGGGEPKRISFGDGSYGTPVWSPRGDYIAFTRKVGGKFHIGVMRTDGSGEKMLTESFLDEGPTWSPNGRVVMFTRSSAGDSGQSTLNSVDITGRNMRPVQFNGAASDPDWGPLLP, via the coding sequence ATGTTCCGTAAACTGCTTGTCACCACCGCTGTTTCCGTCGTCGCGGCTCTGGCCGCCTTGCCTGCCCTGCCAGCCATGGCGCAGGACGGCCCGCTGCGGATCGAGATCACCGATGGCGTCGTTGAACCGATGCCGATCGCCATTGCGCCCTTTCAGGATGAAGGCGGCGCCGGGCAATATCTTGAGCAGGTCCAGCGCCTGATCGCCGCCGATCTGACCGGCACCGGGCTCTTCCGCGAGATCCCGCAAAGCGCCTATATCTCGCGCCCGGCGAGCTTCGACGCGCCGATCGCCTATGAGGACTGGAAGGCGATCAATGCGCAGGCGCTGGTCACCGGCGCGGTCAGCGTCAAGGGCGGCAAGGTCGTGGTGAAGTTCCGCCTCTTTGACGTGTTCTCGGGCCAGCCGCTTGGCGATGGGATGCAGTTCGACGCGGGCACCGGCAACTGGCGCCGCGCCGCGCATAAGGCCGCCGACCAAGTCTATGCCCGCCTGACCGGCGAAAAGCCCTATTTCGACAGCCGCGTCGTCTTTGTCTCGGAATCCGGGCCGAAAAACGCGCGTCTGAAGCGGATCGGCATCATGGATTATGACGGCGCCAATCCGAAATGGATGACGGATACCTCGGCTCTGGTGCTCGCGCCGCGCTTTTCGCCCGACGGCAACCGCATCCTTTATACCTCTTATGCCTCGGGCTTCCCGCAGGTCGTGCTGATGGATGTGAACTCGCTCGCGACCCGCGCGCTGGGTGAGCAGCAGGGCACGATGAGCTTCTCGCCGCGCTTCTCGCCGGATGGACGCTGGATCGTCTATTCGCTCGAGCAGAACGGCAACACGGATATCTATCAGATGGATGCCGCGACCGGCGCGAAACGCGCGCTGACCAATGCGCCCTCGATCGAGACCTCGCCGAGCTATAGCCCCGACGGCAAGCAGATCGTCTTTGAAAGCGACCGCTCGGGCAAGCCGCAGCTTTACGTCATGTCGGCAGGCGGCGGCGAGCCGAAGCGGATCAGCTTTGGCGACGGCAGCTACGGCACGCCGGTCTGGTCGCCGCGCGGCGACTATATCGCTTTCACGCGCAAAGTGGGTGGCAAGTTCCATATCGGCGTCATGCGCACGGACGGTTCGGGCGAAAAAATGCTGACAGAATCGTTCCTTGACGAAGGCCCGACTTGGTCCCCCAATGGGCGCGTCGTGATGTTCACGCGTTCGAGCGCCGGGGACTCCGGGCAGTCGACGCTGAATTCCGTGGATATCACCGGGCGCAATATGCGTCCCGTTCAGTTCAATGGCGCGGCTTCGGACCCGGATTGGGGTCCGCTGCTGCCGTAA
- the pal gene encoding peptidoglycan-associated lipoprotein Pal, with protein MKNITKLAVVCMVLGLAACSKPQGAGGINDPYANGMGGAGAGGVGTGVIGAPGSPEYFRSTVGDTIHFMLDQSTLSPDARTTLANQASWLNQNPNYSAVIEGHADEQGTREYNIALGARRANSVQEYLISQGVQAGRLRTVSYGKERPLAICSTEDCYTKNRRAVTVVKPRAGS; from the coding sequence ATGAAGAATATCACGAAACTGGCGGTGGTCTGCATGGTGCTGGGCCTTGCGGCTTGCTCGAAGCCGCAGGGTGCAGGCGGCATCAACGACCCCTATGCCAATGGCATGGGTGGAGCAGGGGCCGGCGGCGTCGGCACCGGCGTGATCGGCGCCCCGGGCAGCCCGGAATATTTCCGCTCGACCGTGGGTGACACGATCCACTTCATGCTCGACCAGTCGACGCTGTCGCCCGATGCGCGCACGACGCTGGCCAATCAGGCGAGCTGGCTGAACCAGAACCCGAACTATTCGGCCGTGATCGAAGGTCACGCCGATGAGCAGGGGACGCGCGAATACAACATCGCTCTGGGCGCACGCCGCGCCAATTCGGTTCAGGAATACCTGATCTCGCAAGGCGTTCAGGCCGGTCGTCTGCGCACGGTGAGCTATGGCAAAGAGCGTCCGCTGGCGATCTGCTCGACGGAAGATTGCTACACCAAGAACCGCCGTGCGGTGACGGTGGTCAAACCGCGGGCGGGCAGCTGA
- a CDS encoding tetratricopeptide repeat protein, with the protein MRRLLLAAGLALVAFGAQAQDKQTLADIRSELGQLSSDLQSLRAELAASGQAGYAAAGGESAIDRMNAMEAELQQLTGQTEQLQNRIDRVVKDGTTRIGDIEFRLCEMEDGCDLGTLTTPQLGQQHGSANLPPSSQTGMLNGGATRPSKPSASAATTAEKADFDRARGVLGQGDFRRAADLFAAVAETHAGGPLTAEALFLRGAALDSAGDLHGAGVAWLDSFAADPMSPQAPDALLGLSRAEAGTGDARNGCPFLQEILVRFPDVPQAEEAEKRITALGCDAMDTEVIEDADPAANLPSLDDPEAAADFGLTQDMPDLPLTDAPQTDAPQPDLPAGSAARP; encoded by the coding sequence ATGCGCAGGCTGCTCCTCGCGGCAGGTCTTGCTCTGGTCGCCTTTGGCGCCCAGGCGCAGGACAAGCAGACGCTGGCCGACATCCGCTCGGAGCTCGGCCAGCTCTCGTCGGATCTGCAATCCCTGCGCGCCGAGCTCGCTGCTTCGGGGCAGGCGGGCTATGCGGCGGCCGGGGGCGAAAGCGCCATCGACCGCATGAATGCGATGGAGGCCGAGCTTCAGCAACTGACCGGCCAGACCGAGCAGCTGCAAAACCGCATCGACCGCGTCGTCAAGGACGGCACCACCCGCATTGGCGATATCGAGTTTCGTCTCTGCGAGATGGAGGACGGCTGCGATCTGGGCACGCTGACGACGCCTCAGCTTGGCCAGCAGCACGGCTCGGCCAATCTGCCGCCGTCGAGCCAGACCGGCATGCTTAATGGGGGGGCGACGCGCCCCTCCAAACCCTCGGCCAGCGCCGCAACCACCGCAGAGAAAGCCGATTTCGACCGGGCCCGGGGGGTGCTCGGTCAAGGTGACTTTCGTCGTGCTGCGGACCTCTTCGCGGCCGTCGCCGAAACCCATGCGGGCGGTCCACTAACCGCCGAGGCGCTGTTCCTGCGGGGGGCGGCGCTTGATTCGGCAGGCGATCTGCATGGCGCAGGTGTCGCCTGGCTCGACAGTTTTGCCGCAGATCCAATGAGCCCTCAGGCGCCCGACGCGCTGCTTGGCCTGTCCCGTGCCGAAGCCGGCACCGGAGATGCCAGGAATGGCTGCCCTTTCCTTCAGGAAATCCTCGTCCGCTTTCCCGACGTGCCTCAGGCCGAAGAGGCCGAGAAGCGCATTACGGCCTTGGGCTGCGATGCGATGGATACCGAGGTGATCGAGGATGCCGATCCCGCCGCCAATCTGCCGAGTCTGGACGATCCAGAGGCCGCGGCGGATTTCGGTTTGACCCAAGATATGCCTGATCTGCCCCTCACGGACGCGCCGCAGACTGATGCGCCCCAGCCCGATCTCCCGGCAGGTTCCGCCGCGCGGCCATGA
- the tilS gene encoding tRNA lysidine(34) synthetase TilS — MSEAVTLSVTRELDRLAGDLTAIGIALSGGGDSTALMHLTAGWAAGRRICAATVDHGLRVDSAIEARAAGRAAAKLGIPHQILRWHRDDDSGNLMAEARAARLRLLADWAAAEGLEAVLLGHTLDDQAETLLMRLCRGAGVDGLSGMAPARRACGTVWLRPMLGTSRASLRDWLNSHGHDWIEDPSNDNPDFERVRIRQAMEVLGIPAASLAQSAGNLAVARRALQEFAWQIAGDLEAERGTLVLPFNSFLGAPEEVRRRLVVTGLRWMTGADYPPRGEKVAHVLRALELGSRITLEGVILHPQAGRLYLIREPAAALRAAPGLPDASGYAEWDGRWQASGLAPGLELRALGYEALSSLDWRRAGLLRDEAAASPALWKGERRIAAPLLEPASLAGFGPLRAMRDFRAMLFSH; from the coding sequence ATGAGCGAGGCCGTCACCCTTTCCGTCACGCGAGAGCTCGACCGACTGGCCGGAGATCTGACCGCGATCGGCATCGCTCTGTCGGGTGGGGGTGATTCGACGGCGCTCATGCATCTGACCGCAGGCTGGGCGGCGGGGCGGCGGATCTGCGCGGCCACCGTCGATCACGGGCTGCGCGTCGATTCGGCGATCGAGGCGCGCGCGGCGGGGCGCGCTGCGGCCAAGCTCGGCATTCCCCATCAGATCCTGCGTTGGCACCGCGATGACGACAGCGGCAATCTTATGGCCGAGGCGCGTGCGGCGCGGCTGCGATTGCTCGCCGATTGGGCCGCAGCCGAGGGGCTCGAAGCGGTGCTTCTGGGCCATACTTTGGACGATCAGGCGGAAACCCTGCTGATGCGGCTTTGCCGGGGCGCGGGGGTCGATGGGCTTTCTGGCATGGCGCCTGCGCGTCGCGCCTGCGGCACGGTCTGGCTGCGCCCGATGCTCGGGACCAGCCGGGCGAGCTTGCGCGACTGGCTCAACAGCCACGGCCATGACTGGATCGAGGATCCCTCGAACGACAACCCGGATTTCGAGCGCGTGCGCATCCGTCAGGCGATGGAGGTGCTGGGCATTCCGGCCGCGAGCCTTGCGCAAAGCGCGGGCAATCTGGCGGTGGCGCGGCGCGCGCTTCAGGAATTCGCCTGGCAAATCGCTGGCGATCTCGAGGCAGAGCGCGGCACGCTGGTCCTGCCTTTCAACAGTTTTCTCGGCGCGCCCGAAGAGGTGCGGCGCAGGCTGGTGGTGACCGGGCTGCGCTGGATGACCGGCGCGGATTATCCGCCGCGCGGCGAAAAGGTCGCCCATGTTCTGCGCGCGCTGGAACTGGGCAGCCGCATCACGCTTGAAGGGGTGATTCTGCACCCGCAGGCCGGGCGGCTTTACCTCATCCGCGAACCGGCAGCGGCTTTGCGCGCCGCGCCGGGCCTGCCCGATGCCTCGGGCTATGCGGAATGGGACGGGCGCTGGCAGGCCTCGGGTCTCGCGCCGGGTCTCGAGCTGCGCGCGCTTGGCTATGAGGCGCTTTCATCGCTCGATTGGCGCCGCGCCGGGCTTTTGCGCGACGAGGCCGCAGCCTCTCCTGCGCTGTGGAAAGGCGAGCGACGGATCGCCGCACCCTTGCTCGAACCGGCCAGTCTGGCGGGTTTTGGCCCGCTTCGTGCCATGAGGGATTTCCGCGCAATGCTCTTCTCGCATTGA
- the ftsH gene encoding ATP-dependent zinc metalloprotease FtsH yields MGNARNIAFWVVLFLMILALFNLFSDGGSQTSGRQISYSDFIQRVDKDQISGVTIDGEKIGMTTKDGSQFTTIRPQGEEVADRLISKGVDVRVQPQQQSGFLSLLGVWLPFILLIGVWIFFMNRMQGGGKGGAMGFGKSRAKLLTEKHGRVTFDDVAGIDEAKEELEEIVEFLRNPQKFSRLGGKIPKGALLVGPPGTGKTLLARAIAGEAGVPFFTISGSDFVEMFVGVGASRVRDMFEQAKKSAPCIVFIDEIDAVGRARGVGIGGGNDEREQTLNQLLVEMDGFEANEGIIIVAATNRKDVLDPALLRPGRFDRQIYVGNPDIKGREKILNVHARKVPLGPDVDLRIIARGTPGFSGADLMNLVNEAALMAARIGRRFVAMEDFENAKDKVMLGVERRSMVLTPEQKEKTAYHEAGHAVVGLSLPKCDPVYKATIIPRGGALGMVVSLPEMDKLNYHKDEAKQKITMTMAGKAAEIIKYGEEGVSNGPAGDIQQASALARAMVMRWGMSDKVGAVDYAEAHEGYQGNTGGFSVSASTKELIEQEVRDLIEDGYQEARRILIEKEVEFERMAKGLLEYETLTGEEIGRILRGEALGGDDDNTPNSTVPVVASVPKIEPQRPASDATPQPQG; encoded by the coding sequence TTGGGCAACGCGCGTAATATCGCCTTCTGGGTGGTTCTGTTTCTGATGATCTTGGCGCTGTTCAATCTGTTCAGCGACGGCGGCAGCCAAACCAGCGGCCGTCAGATCAGCTATTCCGATTTCATTCAGCGTGTCGACAAAGACCAGATCTCTGGCGTGACGATCGACGGCGAAAAGATCGGCATGACGACGAAGGACGGCTCCCAGTTCACCACCATCCGCCCACAGGGCGAAGAGGTGGCCGACCGGCTGATCTCCAAGGGCGTCGATGTCCGGGTCCAGCCGCAACAGCAATCGGGCTTCCTGTCGCTTCTCGGCGTCTGGCTGCCCTTCATCCTGCTGATCGGCGTCTGGATCTTCTTCATGAACCGGATGCAGGGCGGCGGCAAAGGCGGGGCGATGGGCTTTGGCAAATCGCGCGCAAAGCTGCTGACCGAAAAGCATGGCCGCGTGACCTTTGACGATGTCGCTGGCATCGACGAGGCCAAGGAAGAGCTGGAAGAGATCGTCGAATTCCTGCGCAACCCGCAGAAGTTCAGCCGTCTCGGCGGCAAGATCCCGAAAGGCGCGCTGCTGGTCGGCCCTCCGGGCACCGGTAAGACGCTGCTCGCTCGCGCGATTGCGGGTGAGGCGGGCGTGCCCTTCTTCACCATCTCGGGTTCGGATTTCGTCGAAATGTTCGTCGGTGTCGGCGCAAGCCGCGTCCGCGACATGTTCGAGCAAGCCAAGAAATCGGCGCCCTGTATCGTCTTCATCGACGAGATCGACGCGGTCGGTCGCGCACGCGGCGTCGGCATCGGCGGCGGCAATGACGAACGCGAGCAGACGCTGAACCAGCTTCTGGTCGAGATGGATGGTTTCGAGGCCAATGAGGGCATCATCATCGTTGCTGCGACCAACCGCAAAGACGTGCTCGACCCCGCGCTGCTGCGTCCGGGCCGCTTCGACCGCCAGATCTATGTCGGCAACCCAGACATCAAGGGCCGCGAGAAGATCCTGAACGTCCATGCGCGCAAGGTTCCGCTGGGGCCGGATGTCGATCTGCGCATTATCGCGCGCGGCACGCCGGGGTTCTCGGGCGCCGATCTGATGAACCTCGTGAACGAGGCCGCTCTGATGGCGGCTCGGATCGGGCGTCGCTTTGTCGCGATGGAAGATTTCGAGAATGCCAAGGACAAGGTCATGCTGGGGGTCGAGCGTCGCTCGATGGTGCTGACGCCCGAGCAGAAGGAAAAGACCGCCTATCACGAGGCTGGCCACGCCGTTGTCGGTCTCTCGCTGCCGAAATGTGACCCGGTCTATAAAGCCACGATCATTCCGCGCGGCGGTGCCCTTGGCATGGTCGTCAGCCTGCCCGAGATGGACAAGCTGAACTACCACAAGGATGAGGCCAAGCAGAAGATCACCATGACCATGGCCGGCAAGGCCGCCGAAATCATCAAATATGGTGAAGAAGGCGTCTCGAACGGTCCGGCGGGCGATATCCAGCAAGCCTCGGCCTTGGCGCGCGCCATGGTGATGCGCTGGGGCATGTCCGACAAGGTCGGCGCGGTCGACTATGCCGAAGCGCATGAGGGCTATCAGGGCAATACCGGCGGCTTCTCGGTGTCGGCTTCGACCAAAGAGCTGATCGAGCAGGAAGTGCGCGATCTGATCGAGGACGGCTATCAGGAAGCCCGCCGCATCCTGATCGAGAAAGAGGTCGAATTCGAGCGTATGGCCAAGGGTCTGCTGGAATACGAGACCCTGACCGGCGAAGAGATCGGCCGCATCCTGCGCGGCGAGGCTCTGGGCGGGGATGACGACAATACGCCGAATTCAACGGTGCCCGTTGTCGCCTCGGTCCCGAAGATCGAGCCGCAGCGCCCGGCAAGCGATGCCACGCCGCAGCCGCAGGGCTGA
- a CDS encoding chorismate mutase produces MHDLRKRIDALDSRLVALLAERSRLIDEAAAIKLQENLPARISTRVEEVALNARRRAEVEGLNPELAERLWRLMMEYFIAQEDAVLSPDP; encoded by the coding sequence ATGCACGATCTGCGCAAACGGATCGATGCTTTGGACAGCCGTCTGGTCGCCCTTCTGGCCGAACGCTCGCGTCTGATCGACGAGGCGGCGGCGATCAAGCTTCAGGAAAACCTGCCCGCGCGCATCTCGACCCGGGTCGAGGAGGTCGCGCTGAACGCCCGCCGTCGGGCCGAGGTCGAGGGGTTGAATCCCGAACTCGCCGAGCGCCTTTGGCGGCTGATGATGGAGTATTTCATCGCGCAGGAAGACGCCGTTCTCTCGCCCGATCCGTAG